CACATCGACGATCACATTACAAGAACAAGCTGCCATCACCTGTTCATTCTGAGGACCACCTGTTAAAACTCCAACATGCTCCCCACCATTACTCATCTAATCTCAATCTGCTTCACAGCTGCACATAGAAATCCAAATCATCCCAATTAACCGGCTTTTACCATGACAGAAACAGCATGTTGTCAAATCCATTACAGATGGATTAAATCAAAAGATATCAACgttactcaaaaaaaaaaaaaaaaagtgaaaaccaTAGTCACTTTCATGTGTGCGTGCTGCATGGGGCTAACTAATAAGTGTAAGACAGAGGATTTAACTAGCAAACCATAGCATGATAAATAAAGGTTGAGGTGTAATGTCTTTCAACAAGGCTTtttgcctccccctccagcATGACCTATGGGACGACCTTTGGGCTTGGGAGTTGTGGCTTTCATTTACTGTGCCGCTAACTTTTATCCCGTCTCGCTCGTTACCTGCAGCTTAAAAAGTCGTCATTGTCTTCCAATTTGATCCCTCATTCATTTGACCTGTTCGGCCTATCCTCTACAGATCCCTTTAGGGTGTTTCAACTCTTCACTCCAGACGTTCTCACCCGTGGTTCAGTGTGCCACACAGAGCATCCCCGAGCCTCTGCAGGTTTTACATTAAGCTCTGATACACAAATAATTTAGTTATATTGGTCTGGTTTATGACACTGAATCCAaatgcttgatttttttttttttcttacttgaaGGTCTGGTTTAATCCTCTATAATTGTGAATGcataaaatttttttaaaaaaaaacattgctttCGAGCAAGAAATTAAGTGCGTGTTAAATGACACAACACAAAAATGATATTTACTTGAGCTGTGATGTGCCGGCACTGCTGCGGTATTATCTGAGTGTTCAGTCATGTTTCTTAAACACATTTCTCAGCAAGTATTTTGAGATGTAACAGTATGAGAAGTACAAGTGACAACAAAGCTAATGATGCTAAAATCCCATTTAGGAGTGTCAGGCAACCTTTAGAAAAGCATCAtataagaaaatagaaaaaagctGTGAAACGCGTGAAGGGAAGAAACACATCAGCTGCTGCCCGACAGTGTTAAAAAATTATTTGGAGTATAACTtaccttttttttgtcagcCGATGGTCTTTTTCTGTAATTATTTTGTATGTGACTCCACTTTAACTGTGTCTACTCTGAAACCTGTGAATGCTGACAGCTGGTCATACTGGTATGCTTCTAAAAACTTAACTCAGTTAACATCAGCGTTAACTAGATGGTTTCATGAGGAAATCCTTTTCTAGAGATTGAACTGGCATTATTACTTAGTTATTACATATGAATCAAACTCAGAGATTTTCACTTTATTGATCATTCATCAGGAAGCACAACACTGTATGTGAAGTACAGTAAGCGAATTCTGCATTTCATGCTATTCAATTAAATGCAAACTGGAAAATGAAATGTAAATTGCTTCATAATAAAAATGCTCACCCAAGCAAatctgtttggtttttttgttgCGCGGCCCTTCTGATTATTTCAAAATACATTTCAAGCTTACAAACAGCCCGAGCAACGTGCTGACTCATTAGCGACATTTTCACATCAAAGCATTCTCATGTTAAATAACCGGCTGGAAATTCATTCCATCTGGATCCCTTTGAACTTTTCACAAAGTTGCAAATGTTAATTTAGCTAAAAATATCAAACACCCCCGGGGCATTTACACAACACAGCATAGCATTACATTATCGTACACCCAgaagtgacttttttttctctacgtTAATGGGTTATTTCAAAAGGTGAGACAAGGATTTTGAGGTCTTTTGAAGACAGCTGCACCTCTGCCTTAAATTCTCCCAAAGTGGATGTTCACCTGTAGCCATGCAGTAATGCTTTGAGTGAGTTATCTTTAAATACTTTCCCTCCTGCTGCCGTACTCGTCGACATTAAGGCATTGTGAATCGAGTATTTAACATCACAGACTTTTGACATACATTTATCACAGTTTGACACAAATCACGATCACATAATATGCCAAAGATGAAACTTGTTCACAGTAAAAATTAATTCACAATTGTTCAAGATTGCAAAGAGGCACCGTTGCAATGTCCCAAAGAAAACAgtggttattttttttactcacaCTAAAGTACAAAAGATCATAACGAAGAGTCCATTTCatttctgctttcagtagaCACCGTCAGAAATAGAAGGCATAACTACACTAAATGTACAGGCAAGTTGGATTTAAACTTTTACTGGCATTTAAATAAACTGCGCTCAAAATCAAGGCACAGGAGTAATTAAGCTGAAGAATCTTTTTCAATTGAAGTTTTACACACAACCGCAAACAAATTACACTCAGAGGCTTCATGAAGTGAAACATTGCAAGTATCTCAAcggagaaaacaacaaatacacgACTGAGgaatgtattttaaaaaaaaacaaaaaaacctgcatATTAAAAGGGGAAGAAAATCTGCAGTTTGTTATGTAAAAGATCACAGTGGTAAACGTGTATTTTTCAAGGTATCCCAGATTTCTATTGTTTTCATACTGGGCCGTTCTGTTTGTTCATTAGCAGGATTACTCTAAAAGTTATGGTTGGATTTGCACTCTTTTTCCCCTGGAAGAGAGGAAGACCCCAGCCTATAagtgattactttttttttatgttgatcTGCATTAGAGAACCATTGTTCTCTTAATGAGCTTCTGCGGACTACTTTTACGATTCACCGCAGCCGTTCCTCTGGATATTTCACCACCAAAAGACACAGCAGGAGCACTTCCGGGTTCTTTATCCTGACGGCTCATTTTCGTCCCAATGACTCTGCCAACTTCTTGAGCCTTTTCTTCAGCTCAAGAGGAAACTTCTCATAACACTTTTTACAAACAGGCTTCATGTCAAACTCTACAAACTTGTTCCTgcaaagatgaaaaaaagaacaaaacaaaaggataaACAACAACGAAAACAAAAGACTGATCTATTCATTCAGAACATAATAGCTTAAAACTGATTCTTTACTGCAGTCCAACAGAGCCGTGCTCATATTTAATACATTCAGAGGCTTCCCAGACACCAACACGGCCTTCACTTTAGAACACAAGTGAGAAAAAAGGACTTGCTGCAAAGCGGGAAGCAAGGAACCCCAGAGAAGGAgaaaggaaacagaaacaaCCAACGGACGAAGTGGTGAGTTGTTCAGAATAATAACTACAGGCAGACGGCAGCTTTTTTCTTGCGGTCTTTGGCATCACGCTCACGTCGGGCGAGGCGGCGTTTCAGCTCCTCGGGCATGCGTTCATAGCAGTGCTTGCACACTGGCCTCAGGTCTATTTCAACAAACTTATCTCTGGGTTACCGTAGATGCAGCAAGCGAAGCATGTAAAAGGAAATATTAGAGGAAAAGAGGGAAAAGGAAAATAGGAAAGTAGTGTAGGAGGagagtgaacacacacacacacacacacacacacagagagaagcaTTAATACTGGCAGTGTTAGAGAAAAATGAGAGAGCAATAACTATAAAGTACTCGAAACGCTCAGGTTCTGATTTTCAAGTTGGTTTGTTAATGCAATGAGTGCACGGTATCACTTACTTGAGAGTGAGTTTGGTGTTGCAGGTGGAGCACGAGAAGCAACTGACACACCAGGCTTTGTTGAGAGCAGACACAACTGTAGGTCATACAAAGACAAAGAAGGCATTATGATCACTCGGCTGCTGTATCTTAAAGCAACACTTTGTAAATTACTGAACCATTCACCATACTAATTTAGCGCTTTATCACACTGATACTCACCATCGCCCTCAATCACACGGTTGCAGAGATAGCACACGTCACCGAAGAGCTTGACGGCAGAAACAAGGAGATTAAGTGTTTATCTAGAAAACaccgattcttttttttttttttttttggaactttACCAATATAGCAACAACTGTGCCAAAATGTTACTTCTCACCTGGTTATAATGAGTCTCGCAGTAGGCCAAACCCTTTCTTTCATAATGGCGATGACCGAGGAATGGCTTCTCACACTTGGCACAAACAAAATGctgtaaacaaaaacacaggcTGCTGAGGGGAAGGGGCACCTCGAACAAAGACTTGTGGAACTGGCAAAAGCGGTCGGTGCCAACACAGATGGAGTGGGTGCTGACTTTTTGTGCAGTGCTTTAAATATAAAAAGCTTTCCACAAGTATACGGAACAGCCTGCCAGGGGGTGCAAATGCTTACCTGCCTGCAGGTCAGCTTCTGGATTCATTtagcagaaaataaaaacatctacCATGGGCCACACTAACATCACCACAAACACCAACGACAGCTGCCTGCTCTCTACATGGAAGGACACGACCTTCAAACTTAAGTATACAATACAAAGACTGATACATACAGGTAGGAACATCATTTTTAGAAACAAAGGCCTGTGGTCGTCAAATGTACGAAGCATATAATAAGAGTAACTGGCTGACAGCCAGGTCTCCTTTCTAAAGCCTGTCAGATGTATCCCTAAAGTGGTTAGATGCTAAATGTATCTAGCCAATTACCATCTTTAGCATTAAATTGCTTGCTACACATGGTTTATAGCCTTGAGCTTTTTGAAAACTATGAAACTCAGCAGGGtgcagtcaaaacaacatcatttgATCGTCTACATTCTGTTTCAAAAGAAGTAATTCTTTCACAAGTGGTCGAAAACTGCACTGCTGATAATATGTACAGTAAGGAGGTGTTGTCTGCGACAATTGTCCACCATTATTATAATGATACTCCTTCTAAAGTAAGTTTTTAACAAAGAAAGTTGTGCCATTTAAGCAAGCGATCCTATCATGAGTCTTTGTGTTTAATGACATCTTTGCTATTTGGACAAAACTGGCAAATGGACATATGTTGTCCACATCAGTTACACTAAATCTTCTTTTTCTATCtgataacaaaagaaaaaaagtgaagtATCTGTGCttacttttttctttcaaaatcgTTCCATAATCATCATAAACACATCATAAACACAGTGTACGTGGTTTGCGTTTCTTCAAATAAATCCCTGACACGAAGCAACCTCCTTCGGTCATATAGGCCTTGCAACAATTCAAAGCTTAGTTTGAAAGTGTAGGAATGCGACACTGTATGAGGTGTATGATGAATTATCTCCGTGCTTGATCACAAACCTCCACGTGCCACTGCTTGCCCATGGCATTGACCACACGTCCTTCGATAGGCCTCCTGCAGGCACCACAGATCGGCACACCCATCTTGTCGTGGCAAGGCAAACAGTAGAGTTCTCCCTTCAGTTCTCTGGCATCTGCCGTCAACTCCTTACTAGGGTGACAGAAACATTTGAGCAGATGAAATGGTGAGGAGGTCTTCAAAATACCAGAGGAAGGTCATTTAGCAGGTGATTTTCTGTACTAATAGTGTTGTGGGACTGACCCACAGTTGTTGCAGTTGAAGTGGTCTGGATGATATGGGTCATTCTTAAAGATCAGCGGCTGCTCCTCAATAATCGCGTGGCACTTCTGGCAGATGTACTTGCCCAGGCCGCGAGCTTTTTCGCGGTTGTGGCACGGGCGACACAGATGCCTgaggagaaaaaataaataaatgattagaGCTGTCAAGAAAGCTTGGATAGTCTCAAATAATGTTCTGATGCAATTCATCATAGCTGCGAAATAATTCCATTATTTATCAAAATGCAAAGCGAGTAAGCAGCTTGGTGAGTGTGACCACCTGTTCTACAGGCTGTCGTGCTATTTTATTAAGACTTCAATAAGACTGAATGCTTACCTGCCAGCATTTTTGACAAATCCCACATCTGCAAGCACAGCCTGGCAAATGTCGCAGCAGAAGCAGTCAGGGTGCCAGCTATTGTTCATGGCCTTAATAACACGACCTATGATGAACTCCCCTGGGAGAAAGAAACCATGAGGGAGAGATCAGCCCGAGTTGAGTTTGACTTCGACATTCAGCGGGGCTAAGTGCACTCTATCAACACGTTTCATTGTTCGATTGTAAGACAGCATTCTGCATTACTTTCTTTCTATGATCACAACACAAGACCAAATTCAACCGCACTTCACTTTGTGCGCTAAAGGGCATGTTGGGGAACATAGACCAAAACCTAAGGGGGAAGGTCTAAATTACAACTAGAACATTTCCATGATATGATAAAGTTTGGGAACTGATGATATAGCCTGAGCACagttgagacaaaaaaaacctgagtctttttgttttttttacagcgccacctgctaaCCACACAACGCACGTGTCTTGTGATCAGAGCAACACCGATTTCCCTGAAATCTGGGCCATTTTTCTGGGATGTCAAAAATCTGTCTGCAACATGCGAAATATGACACAGAATCTTGTCATGTGAACCAGGCTTCAGAGAGTAAAGTTCTCATCAACTCAAGGTTTAAGTTCAAAACTCCGACACTGACATGTCAGGACGTCAGTCCACTCAACGCTAGTCTTTTTACAAAACAAGTTATTCCTAAATAAGAATACGAGAGACGAGTTAAACGCAGCAGGGATCATCTTTCTGTATGTTGTGAGCACAGAAAAATTAAACAACACTTACCACACTGGTGACAGCAAGGTGCAAAGAGCATCTGGAAGTCGTGTTCACAATATTTTCTTCCCTCAAACTGTAAAGAGAAACATTCAAAAATGTTTGTTCCATATTACATACCCAGacggattttttttgtttgttttaatcaaAGAGCATAGCttattgttttgcttatatcttaaATAAGACAGAGTGACTATTATACGGTATTGGAGTGCAATACCTCGTAGAAGAGTCCCTCGGGAAACTGCTGGAAACACTGGGCACACACAAAGCACTGCTCGTGGTACAGCTCTCCATTACTATTGACTATCTTCTCAGTTGGAGCAAAGCCACTCTTACATCGCTCACAGGCTGCATTGGCCAGGGCATTAGCAATGCTGTTGTAAGAGACAATAAAATACACTACATTATATGATACATTACTCGCCCAATCCCTTGATCCCTAAatcaatgaaaaaataaaaatttaaaaatcaacAAAGGCATATGTTTTATGAACTAAAGAGCAATAAGCTTGTTGAACACAAATGCACTGAGTTTAGGTTTTTCTAAGTGATTCCTTCTTATCAATTGTACATAACTCGAGAACTTAAAATAAGAACTTGTTGaatgaacataaaaaaataaaaacattgaaaatTGTCCACACAGCCATACGGTTTTCTTTCAGCATTACAAAATACCGCTGTGTTAAATTAATAAGTTTGGGCTGGGTCAACATAGTCTATTATTACCTATCATCTCTTCATTAAAATGATTTACAAAGGCTTGGTCTCAATTCAATTGAGTGCGTTGAACTAATTGTAAATCAGTCTTGTCGTTTCAATTCAAGTCCGACAGAATTAACAGACAAAATACTTGTTCATGCAAGCAGGTTCAGATTTGTTCCAGTTAAAATGACGTAGAACCACCAGAATTACCGTATGCTGAAAGAAAGCCATACAGTTATGTGGAAATATGCTCAATGTTTATAACATTTATGAAAACAAGTTATTCTTTGAGGGAGGGAAGATGAATAACTGATTTAAGTCTGGGCCAATGTTTAACATTTGTCAGATTGCTCCTAAATCTGACTGCTGGACTTGTGTTAGCAGCTGTGACTCAGTGAATGGAAATAATACTTGAGCTCAAACACTGTTGCTCACTGCACAGCCATCACCTAATATGGTGAAAGAATAAAGGTGCTGAGGTGTGACTGAGACAGACTGCAGGATGGAAACATATACATGTGATTATTAATGAATACGACAAGTGACCAAATTCTCCTTCTGTTAAAAACAAGCTCCTCCGCACGTTCTGTAAGTGTTTCAGTaaagtcaaaagacaaatgGGACTGTGACAGTGACTTGAATGCAGAGATGCTAAAACGTCAACTCACACAAACCAACTGTGAGTTAAAAACAGTTATTATATGTTgtctctatttatttatttatttatttttttacatcccGTGCAGTAGTTTGTCTGAAAGCAACATTAAAACGTTATTTTTAAGGAAAACTGAAGAGTCCGTGAATGTCAATAATTCGCTTCAGGTTATTAAACTCAGTTATCTGAACGAGCCTCTAAGGAGCCGACTAATTAGCATGCTAACGGTACGATGGGGACCAAATACACTTCACGACAATGAGAATACCCTTAACCTCTAACTAATAACACATGTAGTGTATATGTTAATCTCCAGTGAAATCTCAATCAGTTTATTTCAAAGTATGCATCTATTTGAGCCAACTTTAGCCCCGCGGTTAGCCACGTTGCATAGCTAATAAGACATTAGCTTTAGCTCATTAGCTTCCGAAGTTAGCTGACCATTGATGGGTGAACGTGAGAATTTCAACGGCTTGCAACAAACTGAAAAAGCATACCTGCCCGTCATTCCTGCCACCCCGAGCATCACCTTTTAAGACAGCTTGTGGAACTCAGCTGACCACATAAAAAAACGGGACTTgtttcttttgcggagttaccGAAGTTTGCCTACTTGTATGAGCTGGCAGGGGTTGGTTTCCTGCCCCTGTGGGAGTGACCGTGAAAAGCTAACATCGCTAGCTTTACTACATCAGCTGCAAACTGAGCTGCTGTGCTGGGAGATCATGCCAAACACTTCTGAGATTCACATCAGACTGAATCATAGAAAGCTTGATTTCGTCctaaaaatgtaatgaattgggAGGATTGATCAATAATTGCAAAATGATGTCAaaatctatatctttttggATATATTCCTCCTCATGACATTAGGAATTAAAATTATTACTGATCATTACTACAGATTGGTCATTAAAAAGAGGAAATTTCACTCTTAAACCTCATTATACTGTTTTTACGTTTAGTAATCAATTGTTCCACCTGATGAATACTTAGAACCCTGAAGTATTGCTATATTCCTCTACTcttgtttgtgttatttttgcAAAACAGTTTCACAAAATCTGCTTTGTCTTTGCCACGTTGGCTTCACATGGCAGGTAATACTTAATTGCTCCAGTAGAAAGCCACTAGTCATCCCTTCTTGGTTCCTGAGGTCTCTCATCTGAGAGGCTTGGTTTAACATCTGACAGCTACTTAAGTTAACAGGCATAAAAAGAACATCCAGGAGCGACTGGGTCTGTTCAGAAGAAAACACAGGGAGAGGGGAGGACTGTGTGAGGTAAATTGCtcaaaactttaaaaataataTTACTCAGAGAACTTTTTCGATTCAAATGAATCAAAGGAACAAGCCTGCACACGAGGCTGTGATCTTCGGGTTCTCAGGTTGCACTGTAATAGGAGTTAGTAGTGGAAACCACAGCACGAGTTCAGGGACActtctgaaaacaaaacaactgtgaGTGAACACATCTGCAAATGTAAGTtaaatctaaaaaagaaaatagaaaaactcacattttatgtaaaactaacaacaacaaaaaaacagctaCCATATTTAAGATTAATGTAAAGCGGAAAACTGACGAATGAAAATTCTACATTCCTTTTGTACATCATGGAAACTGCGTACTTCAGGCAGAATAGAAGATGGATAATCCGATGTTGCTGTCAGCATAAATTGCAAAATCCAACAGTTGTGATGATCCAGGGTACATTCGGGCTTATGGGGATGGGTAACTTACACGTCTGTGAAGGCATCATTTATGTCGAATGATAAATTCACATTTTGGAGTCACATGTGACACCACCCAGATGGGGAGATTTTCAGAGAAGGCGTTCCACATTTTACAAACACAATACCAAACCCATTAATCGCATAAACAACAGCATGGCTCCACTGTAAGAGTCTAATTACAAAACTGGCAAAAGGCCTCTCAAAACATGAAAAGGAAAATGagcttaaaaaaagaagattgtAGGCTACTGACACCAAACAGCAGCACTGAATACACTTAACTATTCAGATGGGACTACTGGacaattaaatgtttttttgtggcaAATACTCAAAAAGgtaggaggaagaaaaaaaaactatgcaAGAAATGGCACATTTTTAACTCCAAAAGTACTCCAAAAACTTAATTTAACATTACCAAGAAGCCATTATCCTCCAGTGCCACCAGTCAAAACTGACACCCACCTCAGGTGTCCAGAAGTGAGAAAAGTGTTAAGTGTTCAAAGACATGTCCAAGGTAAGAGAGGCAGAAACCCACCACCAACTGTGAAAGATTCACAAGTGAAAGCATCAAGATTGTGCCAAGAAATGTCCAAAGACAGATTTTTCAAAGGTTTTATGGTCAGATAAAACGAGAGTGATACTTGATGGAGCAGATGGATCACTAATGGACACAGAGCACCGCTCTGAGTCAGGCGCCAGCAGGGTGAAGGAGAGGCCCCGTATGGGCTGCTATCATTAACAATAATGAGCTGGAGCTGGCAGAAGATGGACTAAAAATCAAATCTCAACCCAGCCGACAGTTTCTGGAAGCTGTTTTCTTCCGGCAAAATGCCCAAAAACAACAAGATTCTTCTCTTTCAAATCTCAGCCGCAAGTGTTCGTGGCAAAAACTGTCAAATTCACTATTCAGCTGAGATGTTTCaacaacagctttttttttattgcagttTGGTTTGACAGCTGCAAGTGAAAGCACAGATAGACAGAGCTTTTCAAACAGCTGTCAAACAATTGTCCTTTGagaggaaatgaaaaatattGACTATTCTGTCAAgctaaactaaactaagaccTGTAGAAAGATGGATCTCCGCAGTCCTCATAAAactaacagaacagaacaccaGTAATCTGATTTCATCATCAGTGAAATGCGACCAGCTTGTTTGCCCTCCAAGAAATATCACTTACAGACTTTTTAAATCCTAAAACctaatcattttcttggctttGGCTGCAAAATAAGAGATGTCTTATCAGATTTTGCTTATTGTGGCTGTTATTCGAGTGTGTCCTGTCGCACTTGTGTCTGCATTTATGTCCTTGTTTACTGTTACTTAGGGAAGAAGTTGGCTTTGAGGTAGGGCTGTGATGTATGtagagcaggggtcttcaacgtttttccgaccagggacccccaaactcatggagagttggagcagggacccccctactatttatatgatATACAATTGTGTTtaatatttaacggggcctagtgccgtgtataaacatagctactctgttattgtacattcaatactaagctattcaaataatacacaggttaatatattcatgtttttattttaaacatgtgcaaggtacagggtggccgtgccactgccatttataaacaaacatcttgcatacaacactgagctattcaaataatccacagattttaactttaaacatgcatctagatgggacaatgaatcctcaaaccatctgtggatggcacacgtttgcacacaatttgtgagaaaaaactgtttgaaaaaaaaaaaaaaaaaaatttttcttttttttttttaaatgttaaaaatcgtctaatcaaccaaagatttcgcgacccccctgcagtacctccgcggaccccctgttgaagacctctgatgTAGAGAGTTTACTCATATTTCACTCCGTTGCTCTACTCTTCCGAACATCCCTCTGGAATATTAGAGGCTTGATCTCGCCTCTTAAACTGTCTTACATGGTCGATTTTAAGCATGTAACCTTGGTAGGGAGATGTTTTTCTTCAAAGTGATAAGTGACATTTGGcatatctttctttttaataaaaacattgTATTTCTATGAGACCTACAAACTGTTTGCAATAGCATAAAGCATTGAGAGTTAATGTTATTTGATCCATTGAAGCTTATAAAGCCCCAGCTTTCAATCGTCTTcaaaaaaaatggttt
This Odontesthes bonariensis isolate fOdoBon6 chromosome 1, fOdoBon6.hap1, whole genome shotgun sequence DNA region includes the following protein-coding sequences:
- the lims1 gene encoding LIM and senescent cell antigen-like-containing domain protein 1 isoform X2 encodes the protein MLGVAGMTGSIANALANAACERCKSGFAPTEKIVNSNGELYHEQCFVCAQCFQQFPEGLFYEFEGRKYCEHDFQMLFAPCCHQCGEFIIGRVIKAMNNSWHPDCFCCDICQAVLADVGFVKNAGRHLCRPCHNREKARGLGKYICQKCHAIIEEQPLIFKNDPYHPDHFNCNNCGKELTADARELKGELYCLPCHDKMGVPICGACRRPIEGRVVNAMGKQWHVEHFVCAKCEKPFLGHRHYERKGLAYCETHYNQLFGDVCYLCNRVIEGDVVSALNKAWCVSCFSCSTCNTKLTLKNKFVEFDMKPVCKKCYEKFPLELKKRLKKLAESLGRK
- the lims1 gene encoding LIM and senescent cell antigen-like-containing domain protein 1 isoform X1; translated protein: MLGVAGMTGSIANALANAACERCKSGFAPTEKIVNSNGELYHEQCFVCAQCFQQFPEGLFYEFEGRKYCEHDFQMLFAPCCHQCGEFIIGRVIKAMNNSWHPDCFCCDICQAVLADVGFVKNAGRHLCRPCHNREKARGLGKYICQKCHAIIEEQPLIFKNDPYHPDHFNCNNCGKELTADARELKGELYCLPCHDKMGVPICGACRRPIEGRVVNAMGKQWHVEHFVCAKCEKPFLGHRHYERKGLAYCETHYNQLFGDVCYLCNRVIEGDVVSALNKAWCVSCFSCSTCNTKLTLKDKFVEIDLRPVCKHCYERMPEELKRRLARRERDAKDRKKKAAVCL